A single genomic interval of Monodelphis domestica isolate mMonDom1 chromosome X, mMonDom1.pri, whole genome shotgun sequence harbors:
- the ZMYM3 gene encoding zinc finger MYM-type protein 3 isoform X3, translating into MDPSDFSNPFDALAMPEKPLAGDLPVDMEFGEDLLGSQTAPNQGWTPPGPPPTTEALDLLDTPAGLEKDPSVLDGATDLLGLGGLLYKAPSPQEVEQGPEGSLGWATGDQPLESAPRGQAPEVATPDPGTGASPALTEGLLEPLAPDSLINLEEEAPSTTARRKGPPGQEDELLQGQPPSPNAPPSPSVGETKGDGFSGSKTQPSPPAHPSLPGDGQTEKNSEPPPEKEQKRSERARRVEAPKPETVDSSESIPVSDEDSDAMVDDPNDEDFVPFRPRRSPRMSLRSNLAPRAARSTATKMTCAHCRTPLQKGQTAYQRKGLPQLFCSSTCLTTFSKKPLGKKTCTFCKKEIWNTKDSVVAQTGAGGSFHEFCTSVCLSLYEAQQRPVPPVVDASDATRCSICQKSGEVLHEVSNGSVVHRLCSDSCFTKFRANKGLKTNCCDQCGAYIYSKGGGGAPPPELLFHEGQQKRFCSAACLGGYKKKNTRVYPCVWCKTLCKNFEMLSHVDRNGKTGLFCSLCCTTSHKVKQAGLAGPPRPCSFCRRSLSDPCYYNKTDRTVYQFCSPSCWTKFQRTNPEGGIHLSCHYCHSLFSGKPEILDWQNQVFQFCCRDCCEDFKRLRGVVSQCEHCRQEKLLHEKLRFSGVEKSFCSEGCVLLYKQDFTKKLGLCCITCTYCSQTCQRAVTEQLDGSTWDFCSEDCKSKYLLWYRKAARCHACKRQGKLLETIHWRGHIRHFCNQQCLLRFYSQQNQPNLDTQSGPESLLHSQSPEPKPSTAAQPKVTSSSSSSSSSSSSSSSSSSRSSSSSSTAAAATTTTTTTTTTTTTTTTTGTAKSRSVPTDPTPPPAPSMPRKNKAAMCKPLMQNRGVSCKVDMRSKGCQTEQDWKPQVIVLPVPVPIFVPVPMHLYSQKVPVPLSLPIPVPVPMFLPTTLESTDKIVETIEELKVKIPSNPLEADILAMAEMIAEAEELDKASSDLCDLVSNQSTEGLLEDCDLFGPARDDVLAMAVKMANVLDEPGQDLEADFPKNPLDINPSVDFLFDCGLVGPDDVSTDQDLPRAIRKGQKRLVLSESCSRDSMSSQPSCTALNYSYGVNAWKCWVQSKYAGGESSKSEELRFGPKPMRIKEDILACTAAELNYGLAQFVREITRPNGERYEPDSIYYLCLGIQQYLLENNRMVNIFTDLYYLTFVQELNKSLSSWQPTILPNNTVFSRVEEEHLWECKQLGVYSPFVLLNTLMFFNTKFFGLQTAEEHMQLSFANVVRQSRKCTTARGTTKVVTIRYYAPARQRKSRDTSSGKRKREDELPVLEQRENRMNPLRCPVKFYEFYLSKCPESLRTRNDVFYLQPERSCIAESPLWYSVIPMDRGMLESMLNRILAVREIYEDPGRPGEEDLD; encoded by the exons ATGGACCCCAGCGATTTCTCCAACCCATTTGACGCACTGGCTATGCCAGAGAAGCCCCTGGCTGGAGACCTTCCAGTGGACATGGAGTTTGGAGAAGATTTGCTGGGTTCTCAGACTGCTCCAAACCAGGGCTGGACTCCTCCCGGCCCACCCCCAACCACCGAGGCCCTAGACTTGCTGGATACCCCTGCTGGCCTGGAAAAAGACCCCAGCGTTCTAGATGGAGCCACTGATCTCCTGGGACTTGGGGGGCTCCTCTACAAAGCACCCTCTCCTCAGGAGGTTGAACAGGGTCCTGAGGGATCACTGGGGTGGGCCACAGGGGACCAGCCTCTAGAATCTGCCCCCAGAGGACAGGCGCCTGAAGTAGCGACACCTGATCCTGGAACTGGGGCAAGCCCTGCCTTGACTGAGGGGCTCCTAGAGCCCCTGGCCCCAGATTCACTGATCAACCTGGAAGAGGAAGCCCCCTCTACAACTGCTAGAAGAAAGGGCCCCCCTGGGCAGGAAGATGAGCTTCTGCAGGGGCAGCCCCCAAGCCCAAATGCCCCACCAAGCCCCTCTGTGGGAGAGACCAAGGGAGATGGATTCAGTGGCTCCAAGACCCAGCCCAGCCCCCCAGCACACCCTTCCTTGCCAG GGGATGGCCAGACTGAGAAGAACAGCGAGCCGCCTCCGGAGAAG GAACAGAAGAGAAGCGAGCGGGCTCGGAGAGTAGAGGCCCCCAAACCGGAGACTGTGGATTCCTCAGAGAGTA TTCCGGTATCAGATGAGGACTCTGATGCCATGGTGGATGACCCCAATGATGAGGACTTTGTGCCCTTTCGGCCAAGGCGCTCTCCCCGAATGTCCCTGCGAAGCAACTTGGCCCCCCGAGCTGCCCGCTCAACAGCCACCAAAATGACCTGTGCCCATTGCCGGACCCCACTGCAGAAGGGGCAGACTGCCTACCAGCGCAAAGGGCTCCCCCAGCTCTTCTGCTCCTCCACTTGTCTTACCACGTTCTCCAAGAAGCCTCTGGGCAAGAAAACCtgcaccttctgcaagaa GGAGATCTGGAACACCAAGGACTCCGTCGTGGCCCAGACAGGGGCAGGCGGCTCCTTCCATGAGTTTTGTACATCAGTCTGCCTATCCCTATATGAGGCCCAGCAGCGGCCAGTGCCCCCAGTGGTTGACGCATCAGACGCCACCCGCTGTAGTATTTGTCAGAAGTCTGGAGAG GTTCTCCATGAGGTCAGCAATGGCAGCGTGGTACACCGACTTTGCAGCGACTCATGTTTCACCAAGTTCCGTGCCAACAAGGGACTAAAGACCAACTGCTGTGACCAGTGTGGAGCCTACATCTACAGCAAGGGAGGGGGCGGGGCCCCTCCCCCTGAGCTTCTCTTCCATGAGGGCCAGCAAAAACGCTTCTGCAGTGCGGCCTGCCTGGGGGGCTACAAGAAG AAAAATACCCGAGTGTACCCATGCGTCTGGTGCAAGACGCTGTGTAAGAACTTTGAGATGCTATCCCACGTGGACCGGAATGGCAAGACGGGGCTCTTCTGTTCTTTGTGCTGTACCACCTCCCACAAAGTGAAGCAGGCCGGCCTGGCTG GCCCTCCCCGCCCCTGCAGCTTCTGCCGCCGTAGTCTGTCTGACCCCTGTTACTACAACAAGACCGACCGCACAGTCTACCAGTTCTGCAGCCCCAGTTGCTGGACCAAATTCCAG CGTACAAACCCTGAGGGAGGTATCCATCTGAGCTGCCACTATTGTCACAGTCTGTTCAGTGGCAAGCCTGAAATCCTGGATTGGCAG AACCAAGTGTTCCAGTTTTGTTGCCGTGATTGCTGTGAGGACTTCAAGAGGCTTCGAGGTGTGGTGTCCCAGTGTGAGCACTGTCGGCAGGAGAAGCTGCTTCATGAGAAACTTCGCTTCAGTGGGGTGGAGAAGAGCTTCTGTAGTGAAG GCTGCGTGCTGCTATACAAGCAGGACTTCACCAAGAAGCTGGGCCTATGCTGCATCACCTGTACCTACTGCTCCCAGACCTGCCAGCGAGCAGTTACTGAGCAGCTGGACGGCAGTACCTGGGACTTCTGTAGCGAGGACTGTAAGAGCAAGTACCTGCTATGGTACCGCAAG GCTGCCCGCTGCCATGCTTGTAAGCGACAAGGAAAGCTTCTGGAGACGATCCATTGGCGGGGGCACATCCGCCACTTCTGCAACCAGCAGTGTCTCCTTCGCTTCTATAGCCAGCAGAACCAGCCCAACCTGGACACCCAGAGCGGGCCTGAGAGCCTCCTGCACA GTCAGTCTCCAGAGCCCAAACCCTCCACAGCCGCCCAGCCCAAAgtcaccagcagcagcagcagcagcagtagcagcagcagcagcagcagcagtagcagcagcagaagcagcagcagcagcagcactgccgctgctgccaccaccaccaccaccaccaccaccaccaccaccacaacaacaacaacaaca GGTACTGCCAAAAGCCGCTCGGTCCCAACTGACCCTACCCCCCCACCTGCACCTTCGATGCCTCGGAAGAACAAAGCCGCCATGTGTAAGCCCCTGATGCAGAATCGGGGCGTGTCCTGCAAAGTTGACATGAGGTCCAAAGGGTGTCAGACAG AGCAAGACTGGAAGCCACAGGTGATCGTGCTGCCCGTCCCAGTGCCCATCTTTGTCCCAGTGCCTATGCATCTGTACAGCCAGAAAGTCCCGGTGCCTTTGTCACTGCCTATCCCA GTACCTGTGCCCATGTTTCTGCCCACAACTCTGGAGAGCACAGACAAGATTGTGGAGACTATTGAGGAGCTAAAGGTGAAAATTCCATCCAACCCGTTAGAGGCTGACATCCTAGCCATGGCAGAAATGATAGCAGAAGCTGAGGAGTTGGACAAGGCCTCATCCGACCTCTGTG ACCTGGTGAGTAACCAAAGCACAGAAGGTCTGCTGGAAGACTGTGACCTGTTTGGGCCAGCAAGGGATGATGTTCTCGCCATGGCAGTgaagatggccaatgtgctggaTGAACCAGGGCAGGACCTGGAAGCTGACTTCCCCAAGA ATCCCTTGGACATCAACCCCAGTGTGGATTTCCTCTTTGACTGCGGCCTGGTGGGGCCGGATGATGTGTCCACTGACCAGGACCTGCCTCGAGCCATCCGGAAG GGTCAGAAGCGACTAGTGCTTTCAGAAAGCTGTTCCCGGGATTCCATGAGCAGCCAGCCCAGCTGTACAGCCCTGAACTACTCCTATGGTGTCAATGCTTGGAAATGCTGGGTACAATCAAAGTATGCAGGTGGGGAATCTAGCAAGAGCGAGGAGCTGCGCTTTGGTC CCAAGCCAATGCGGATCAAAGAGGACATCCTGGCCTGTACAGCTGCTGAGCTCAACTATGGGTTGGCCCAGTTTGTGAGAGAGATAACACGTCCCAATGGCGAGAGATATGAGCCTGACAGTATCTACTACCTATGTCTTGGCATCCAACAG TACCTACTAGAAAACAACCGAATGGTAAACATTTTCACGGACCTTTACTACCTGACCTTTGTTCAAGAACTCAACAAGTCTCTGAGCAGTTGGCAACCCACCATCCTCCCAAACA ACACAGTGTTCTCCCGTGTAGAGGAGGAGCACCTCTGGGAATGCAAGCAGCTAGGTGTGTATTCTCCCTTCGTCCTGCTCAACACCCTCATGTTCTTCAATACCAAGTTCTTCGGCCTGCAGACAGCGGAGGAGCACATGCAGCTGTCCTTCGCCAATGTGGTGCGCCAGTCACGCAAGTGTACCACTGCTCGCGGCACCACCAAGGTGGTGACCATCCGCTACTACGCACCTGCTCGCCAGCGAAAGAGTCGAG ACACCAGTTCAGGGAAGCGGAAGAGGGAGGATGAACTTCCTGTGCTGGAACAGCGTGAGAACCGTATGAACCCTCTGCGCTGTCCTGTCAAGTTCTATGAGTTCTATCTCTCCAAATG CCCGGAGAGCCTGCGCACTCGGAATGATGTGTTTTACCTGCAGCCAGAGCGGTCTTGTATTGCCGAATCTCCGCTTTGGTATTCTGTGATCCCCATGGACCGGGGCATGCTGGAGAGCATGCTGAATCGCATCTTAGCTGTGCGCGAAATCTATGAAGATCCAGGTCGTCCTGGCGAGGAGGACCTGGACTGA
- the ZMYM3 gene encoding zinc finger MYM-type protein 3 isoform X2, producing MDPSDFSNPFDALAMPEKPLAGDLPVDMEFGEDLLGSQTAPNQGWTPPGPPPTTEALDLLDTPAGLEKDPSVLDGATDLLGLGGLLYKAPSPQEVEQGPEGSLGWATGDQPLESAPRGQAPEVATPDPGTGASPALTEGLLEPLAPDSLINLEEEAPSTTARRKGPPGQEDELLQGQPPSPNAPPSPSVGETKGDGFSGSKTQPSPPAHPSLPGDGQTEKNSEPPPEKEQKRSERARRVEAPKPETVDSSEIPVSDEDSDAMVDDPNDEDFVPFRPRRSPRMSLRSNLAPRAARSTATKMTCAHCRTPLQKGQTAYQRKGLPQLFCSSTCLTTFSKKPLGKKTCTFCKKEIWNTKDSVVAQTGAGGSFHEFCTSVCLSLYEAQQRPVPPVVDASDATRCSICQKSGEVLHEVSNGSVVHRLCSDSCFTKFRANKGLKTNCCDQCGAYIYSKGGGGAPPPELLFHEGQQKRFCSAACLGGYKKKNTRVYPCVWCKTLCKNFEMLSHVDRNGKTGLFCSLCCTTSHKVKQAGLAGPPRPCSFCRRSLSDPCYYNKTDRTVYQFCSPSCWTKFQRTNPEGGIHLSCHYCHSLFSGKPEILDWQNQVFQFCCRDCCEDFKRLRGVVSQCEHCRQEKLLHEKLRFSGVEKSFCSEGCVLLYKQDFTKKLGLCCITCTYCSQTCQRAVTEQLDGSTWDFCSEDCKSKYLLWYRKAARCHACKRQGKLLETIHWRGHIRHFCNQQCLLRFYSQQNQPNLDTQSGPESLLHSQSPEPKPSTAAQPKVTSSSSSSSSSSSSSSSSSSRSSSSSSTAAAATTTTTTTTTTTTTTTTTGTAKSRSVPTDPTPPPAPSMPRKNKAAMCKPLMQNRGVSCKVDMRSKGCQTEQDWKPQVIVLPVPVPIFVPVPMHLYSQKVPVPLSLPIPVPVPMFLPTTLESTDKIVETIEELKVKIPSNPLEADILAMAEMIAEAEELDKASSDLCDLVSNQSTEGLLEDCDLFGPARDDVLAMAVKMANVLDEPGQDLEADFPKNPLDINPSVDFLFDCGLVGPDDVSTDQDLPRAIRKGQKRLVLSESCSRDSMSSQPSCTALNYSYGVNAWKCWVQSKYAGGESSKSEELRFGPKPMRIKEDILACTAAELNYGLAQFVREITRPNGERYEPDSIYYLCLGIQQYLLENNRMVNIFTDLYYLTFVQELNKSLSSWQPTILPNNTVFSRVEEEHLWECKQLGVYSPFVLLNTLMFFNTKFFGLQTAEEHMQLSFANVVRQSRKCTTARGTTKVVTIRYYAPARQRKSRVLRPQVENPSPKLPCTSSPDTSSGKRKREDELPVLEQRENRMNPLRCPVKFYEFYLSKCPESLRTRNDVFYLQPERSCIAESPLWYSVIPMDRGMLESMLNRILAVREIYEDPGRPGEEDLD from the exons ATGGACCCCAGCGATTTCTCCAACCCATTTGACGCACTGGCTATGCCAGAGAAGCCCCTGGCTGGAGACCTTCCAGTGGACATGGAGTTTGGAGAAGATTTGCTGGGTTCTCAGACTGCTCCAAACCAGGGCTGGACTCCTCCCGGCCCACCCCCAACCACCGAGGCCCTAGACTTGCTGGATACCCCTGCTGGCCTGGAAAAAGACCCCAGCGTTCTAGATGGAGCCACTGATCTCCTGGGACTTGGGGGGCTCCTCTACAAAGCACCCTCTCCTCAGGAGGTTGAACAGGGTCCTGAGGGATCACTGGGGTGGGCCACAGGGGACCAGCCTCTAGAATCTGCCCCCAGAGGACAGGCGCCTGAAGTAGCGACACCTGATCCTGGAACTGGGGCAAGCCCTGCCTTGACTGAGGGGCTCCTAGAGCCCCTGGCCCCAGATTCACTGATCAACCTGGAAGAGGAAGCCCCCTCTACAACTGCTAGAAGAAAGGGCCCCCCTGGGCAGGAAGATGAGCTTCTGCAGGGGCAGCCCCCAAGCCCAAATGCCCCACCAAGCCCCTCTGTGGGAGAGACCAAGGGAGATGGATTCAGTGGCTCCAAGACCCAGCCCAGCCCCCCAGCACACCCTTCCTTGCCAG GGGATGGCCAGACTGAGAAGAACAGCGAGCCGCCTCCGGAGAAG GAACAGAAGAGAAGCGAGCGGGCTCGGAGAGTAGAGGCCCCCAAACCGGAGACTGTGGATTCCTCAGAGA TTCCGGTATCAGATGAGGACTCTGATGCCATGGTGGATGACCCCAATGATGAGGACTTTGTGCCCTTTCGGCCAAGGCGCTCTCCCCGAATGTCCCTGCGAAGCAACTTGGCCCCCCGAGCTGCCCGCTCAACAGCCACCAAAATGACCTGTGCCCATTGCCGGACCCCACTGCAGAAGGGGCAGACTGCCTACCAGCGCAAAGGGCTCCCCCAGCTCTTCTGCTCCTCCACTTGTCTTACCACGTTCTCCAAGAAGCCTCTGGGCAAGAAAACCtgcaccttctgcaagaa GGAGATCTGGAACACCAAGGACTCCGTCGTGGCCCAGACAGGGGCAGGCGGCTCCTTCCATGAGTTTTGTACATCAGTCTGCCTATCCCTATATGAGGCCCAGCAGCGGCCAGTGCCCCCAGTGGTTGACGCATCAGACGCCACCCGCTGTAGTATTTGTCAGAAGTCTGGAGAG GTTCTCCATGAGGTCAGCAATGGCAGCGTGGTACACCGACTTTGCAGCGACTCATGTTTCACCAAGTTCCGTGCCAACAAGGGACTAAAGACCAACTGCTGTGACCAGTGTGGAGCCTACATCTACAGCAAGGGAGGGGGCGGGGCCCCTCCCCCTGAGCTTCTCTTCCATGAGGGCCAGCAAAAACGCTTCTGCAGTGCGGCCTGCCTGGGGGGCTACAAGAAG AAAAATACCCGAGTGTACCCATGCGTCTGGTGCAAGACGCTGTGTAAGAACTTTGAGATGCTATCCCACGTGGACCGGAATGGCAAGACGGGGCTCTTCTGTTCTTTGTGCTGTACCACCTCCCACAAAGTGAAGCAGGCCGGCCTGGCTG GCCCTCCCCGCCCCTGCAGCTTCTGCCGCCGTAGTCTGTCTGACCCCTGTTACTACAACAAGACCGACCGCACAGTCTACCAGTTCTGCAGCCCCAGTTGCTGGACCAAATTCCAG CGTACAAACCCTGAGGGAGGTATCCATCTGAGCTGCCACTATTGTCACAGTCTGTTCAGTGGCAAGCCTGAAATCCTGGATTGGCAG AACCAAGTGTTCCAGTTTTGTTGCCGTGATTGCTGTGAGGACTTCAAGAGGCTTCGAGGTGTGGTGTCCCAGTGTGAGCACTGTCGGCAGGAGAAGCTGCTTCATGAGAAACTTCGCTTCAGTGGGGTGGAGAAGAGCTTCTGTAGTGAAG GCTGCGTGCTGCTATACAAGCAGGACTTCACCAAGAAGCTGGGCCTATGCTGCATCACCTGTACCTACTGCTCCCAGACCTGCCAGCGAGCAGTTACTGAGCAGCTGGACGGCAGTACCTGGGACTTCTGTAGCGAGGACTGTAAGAGCAAGTACCTGCTATGGTACCGCAAG GCTGCCCGCTGCCATGCTTGTAAGCGACAAGGAAAGCTTCTGGAGACGATCCATTGGCGGGGGCACATCCGCCACTTCTGCAACCAGCAGTGTCTCCTTCGCTTCTATAGCCAGCAGAACCAGCCCAACCTGGACACCCAGAGCGGGCCTGAGAGCCTCCTGCACA GTCAGTCTCCAGAGCCCAAACCCTCCACAGCCGCCCAGCCCAAAgtcaccagcagcagcagcagcagcagtagcagcagcagcagcagcagcagtagcagcagcagaagcagcagcagcagcagcactgccgctgctgccaccaccaccaccaccaccaccaccaccaccaccacaacaacaacaacaaca GGTACTGCCAAAAGCCGCTCGGTCCCAACTGACCCTACCCCCCCACCTGCACCTTCGATGCCTCGGAAGAACAAAGCCGCCATGTGTAAGCCCCTGATGCAGAATCGGGGCGTGTCCTGCAAAGTTGACATGAGGTCCAAAGGGTGTCAGACAG AGCAAGACTGGAAGCCACAGGTGATCGTGCTGCCCGTCCCAGTGCCCATCTTTGTCCCAGTGCCTATGCATCTGTACAGCCAGAAAGTCCCGGTGCCTTTGTCACTGCCTATCCCA GTACCTGTGCCCATGTTTCTGCCCACAACTCTGGAGAGCACAGACAAGATTGTGGAGACTATTGAGGAGCTAAAGGTGAAAATTCCATCCAACCCGTTAGAGGCTGACATCCTAGCCATGGCAGAAATGATAGCAGAAGCTGAGGAGTTGGACAAGGCCTCATCCGACCTCTGTG ACCTGGTGAGTAACCAAAGCACAGAAGGTCTGCTGGAAGACTGTGACCTGTTTGGGCCAGCAAGGGATGATGTTCTCGCCATGGCAGTgaagatggccaatgtgctggaTGAACCAGGGCAGGACCTGGAAGCTGACTTCCCCAAGA ATCCCTTGGACATCAACCCCAGTGTGGATTTCCTCTTTGACTGCGGCCTGGTGGGGCCGGATGATGTGTCCACTGACCAGGACCTGCCTCGAGCCATCCGGAAG GGTCAGAAGCGACTAGTGCTTTCAGAAAGCTGTTCCCGGGATTCCATGAGCAGCCAGCCCAGCTGTACAGCCCTGAACTACTCCTATGGTGTCAATGCTTGGAAATGCTGGGTACAATCAAAGTATGCAGGTGGGGAATCTAGCAAGAGCGAGGAGCTGCGCTTTGGTC CCAAGCCAATGCGGATCAAAGAGGACATCCTGGCCTGTACAGCTGCTGAGCTCAACTATGGGTTGGCCCAGTTTGTGAGAGAGATAACACGTCCCAATGGCGAGAGATATGAGCCTGACAGTATCTACTACCTATGTCTTGGCATCCAACAG TACCTACTAGAAAACAACCGAATGGTAAACATTTTCACGGACCTTTACTACCTGACCTTTGTTCAAGAACTCAACAAGTCTCTGAGCAGTTGGCAACCCACCATCCTCCCAAACA ACACAGTGTTCTCCCGTGTAGAGGAGGAGCACCTCTGGGAATGCAAGCAGCTAGGTGTGTATTCTCCCTTCGTCCTGCTCAACACCCTCATGTTCTTCAATACCAAGTTCTTCGGCCTGCAGACAGCGGAGGAGCACATGCAGCTGTCCTTCGCCAATGTGGTGCGCCAGTCACGCAAGTGTACCACTGCTCGCGGCACCACCAAGGTGGTGACCATCCGCTACTACGCACCTGCTCGCCAGCGAAAGAGTCGAG ttctaaggCCCCAGGTGGAGAACCCCTCCCCTAAGCTGCCTTGCACCTCCTCTCCAGACACCAGTTCAGGGAAGCGGAAGAGGGAGGATGAACTTCCTGTGCTGGAACAGCGTGAGAACCGTATGAACCCTCTGCGCTGTCCTGTCAAGTTCTATGAGTTCTATCTCTCCAAATG CCCGGAGAGCCTGCGCACTCGGAATGATGTGTTTTACCTGCAGCCAGAGCGGTCTTGTATTGCCGAATCTCCGCTTTGGTATTCTGTGATCCCCATGGACCGGGGCATGCTGGAGAGCATGCTGAATCGCATCTTAGCTGTGCGCGAAATCTATGAAGATCCAGGTCGTCCTGGCGAGGAGGACCTGGACTGA